Part of the Candidatus Methylacidiphilales bacterium genome, TCTATTTGATCCACCGTCGCGACACCCTGCGGGCGTCGCGCATCATGGCCGAACGCACCCTGGCCAATCCGAAGATACGGCCGGTTTGGGATTCGGTGGTCGAGGGCATTCTCGATCCGGCCCAGGACCGGGTCACCGGGGTCAAATTGAAGAATCTGAAGTCGGGCGAGATCTCCCTCCTGGAATGCGCCGGGGTTTTTGTCGCGGTCGGCCATACACCCAACACCCGGATCTTCCAGGGACAACTGGATCTGGACGAGGCCGGATACGTGCGGTTGCACGGCGGGAGCCGAACCAGTGTGGAAGGGGTCTTTGTCGGCGGCGATTGCGCGGACTCGGTCTACCGCCAGGCGGTGACGGCGGCGGGCATGGGCTGCATGGCCGCAATCGACTGCGAGCGCTGGCTGGCCGGTTTGACGGATGGTTGATTGAAAGGCGCCCTGATATCCAATCGCATGGACTGAGCGACACGTTCAACGGGAGGGCGAGGCTCCTGCCGAGCCGATTTGAGGTCTTTCTCCCTTGGGCGGCTGGGCGGCTCAGCGGGAGCTTCGCCCTCCCGTAGGTTAATTTATCGCTCACTCAAAAGGATTGGGTATGAAGATAGTCTTTACCAGCCCAGTCCATGACCTGGCCCACAGGGATGGGAATCGCCTTCTGCCGTAGCAGATCTTGGAGACTCCGATTGTAGCCGGGGAATCATTTCCCCGGAGTTCCTACCCAAGGCATGGGGTGGGAAAACAAAAAACCCCGGCGGATTGACCCGCCGGGGTTTTGTCTATCCGGAATTGGTCGGTTCAGACCGCGGCGGCCTGAAGGGCTTTTCTCCAGGAGCCGAAGAAGCGCGGCTTGCAGGCGGCGGCGAAGAGTGCCGGGGCCTTCTGGCGGACTTCCCCGCTCTGAAGGCGGACGCCCTGCTGGCGCAGCTCTTGGATGCCCTCGACGATTTGCTCCCGGCTCCAGCGGCGGCGGCGGCGGACGGAATCGTAGTCGATCCCGGCTTTTTCCACGGCCGTGCCCCAATTGCCGAAGCGGCGGCGGGCGGTGGCGATGAGCGGGTTGGCGGTTTCGTCCATGGTCTTGGAGCTGAGGTCCGCGCCTTGGTTTTTGAGTTTGCGGATCTCGTCGATGATCGTGCTCTCATCCCAGGAGCGGTAACGATAAATATCCTCCGGAGCCAGGCCGGCCGCGGTCAGGGCCGACTTCCAGGAACCGAAGTGGTTCGGGCGGATGGCGGCATAGACCATGGAGTTGTATTTGCTCAGCATCATGGAGCGGAAGGAGAGATCGACGCCCTGTTGGTAAAGTTCCTGGATCTTCTGGACGATGACCGGCTTGGACCAGTTCTGGTATTTGCGGACATCTTCGTAGGCGATTCCAGCGGCGGCGACGGCAGCCTGCCAGTTGCCGTAGTAACGGATGCCGGCGGCCAGCAATTCTTGGAAATTCTGGCGGACGAAGTGCGAGTAAAGCGGCTTGTCGGCGGCGTGCCAGGCTTTGATTTCGTCCATCACGAGGGTGGCGGACCATTTGCGGTTTTTACGTGTACGTGTTTTCATGTTTGGTGTCCTTGGTTGGCTGTTGTGCATGGTTTGAGTGAATCCTTCCAACGTGCCATACAGGCGACAGGCATGCAACTTTAATGCCAATCCCCATAATTAAAATTCAAGACTATGATTTGCAGGCACTTACGTATATTCTTTTCTCTAATATGGAAATATTAAGGGTTCTTTTTTTGAGTGAAGGCATCAAAAAGTAATATTCTGACGCGTCGGATGAGGGGTGGATTCAGGCGATTCAGCCTTTTTTCAAGGGTTTCTTCCATCAAGGGCGCCTTACGGGAAGGCGGATGAGCACATCGGACGCAGAGGAAGAAAGGGTGTTGGGCGGCTTATTCTTTTGCGCGCCCCTCGCTGGATCCCTTTTCTCCCCCGTCTGCTGAATCATACCCGGCGACTCTGCGCCATTTCTACGACATCGTTCCGGCTTACAAACGGGTCCAGCGCTTCCATATACTGTGGACCCGCTCGACGGACAGGTCGGAGAGACAGGCCATCGGGGTTTCCCAGTTGCAGGTCCGGGATCGGCAGGGGCGGCAGGGCGGCCCTTCGGTCACCAAGCACTCCCCTTTGGCCGCCACCGGTCCGGTCAGATCCGGATCGGTCGCACCAAAAAGGGTGATGACGGGAACATCGAAAAGTGCGGCCAAGTGGGCCGGTCCGGAATCGGTGCCGATGACGGCCCGGGCTCCGGCCAGGAGGGCGAGCAAATCCGGCAACGGGGTCTTTCCACGCATATCCACCGAGCGGGCCGAAGCGGTCGGAAAAAAAGGCCCGGAACCGACCCACACCACGGTCTCGCCCTCCAGGGCCTGTTCCAGTTTGCGGAAGGATTCCCATGGCCAGAGTTTGGTCTGCCAGAGGGAGTAGGGATGGAAGACGGTGTACCCTCCGGCCTCCAAGCCCATGGGCAGGGCCTTTTCGGGGCGGGAAAATGTCAGCGGAGTCACGGCCGTTCCCGGACCGATGATCGAAGCAACCGCTGCCGCGTAGCGATCCACCGCGTGCGTCTGAACGTCGGGCACCCGCCGATCATAAACCCATTTTGCCCCTTCGCGTGCCGAGGCCAGTCCGACCCGGATTCCCGCCCGGGCCACCCGGGTCATGAGTGCACTGCGGGCCAGCCCTTGAAGGTCGAGCACCACATCATAGCGATCCCCCCTCAGACCCCGGGCCCAGGCCAGCATTTCCAAGGGCCGGAATCCACCGCGCCAGGCTCTGCGGGGAAAGGGGATCCGCCGGTCGATATCCGGACAAACCTCCAGCACGGGCAGGTAGTCCGTGTCGACAACCCAGTCCAATTGATGGGCGACCCCGCTGCGTTTCAACCAAGGGACCACCTTCAAGGCCTGGGCGACATCACCCAGGGCGGTTGGTTTGATGACAAGGATCTTCATGCCCTGCGCGAGCGGGATGGTCCGCCCGTCCGACGGTCAGACGGCATTGGCCAGCCGCTCGGCCAGCCGTTCGGGCAGGCCGGCCTTGAGGATTTTTTCCTGCGCGCGCGCCAAGTCATACGGCACCCGCCGCAGGTCAATGGTATGGGTCTCGGAGTCGTAGATGGCGTAGGCCGCGCGCCAGTCTCCGTCGCGGGGCTGGCCGACGGACCCGCAGTTGATGAAATACTTCTTGTCCTCCTGGAGACTGAGCTTGCGGTAGAAACACTCGTGGGTCGTGCCATCGTGGATGAAGGCGTTGGGCACATGCGTGTGGCCGAAAAAGCAGAGGTGGGTGCGCTGGTAAACGAAGCTTTCCTCGGCTTCCTGCGAGCTGAAGACGTAGATCCAGCGGGCCGGGCCGTCGAGAGAGGAATGGACGATGGCGAAATCGCCGACATTGCGCTGCATGGGCAGGGTGCGCAGGTAGCGTTTCTGCTCCTCATTCAGGCTGTCGCGGGTGTGCTTCATCGAGATATAGGCCAGTTCGCTGAAGTGCTCGATGTTCCGGTCCTCGGAGGCTTCTTCATCGTGGTTGCCCTTGACCACCGGACAGCCCAGGGAACGGACCATCTCGAGGCATTCGGCCGGGTTGGCGTTGTAGCCCACGATGTCGCCCAAGCACACGAGCTGGTTGAGCTTCTGAACCTGCATGTCGTCCAGCACCGCTTCCAGGGCTTCCTGGTTGCTGTGGATATCGGCGAAGATCCCGTAGCGCATGCGTGGGTGGAAACTACGGGTTAAAAACCCGTTTGTCAGCCGGGATATTCAACTCGCGCTCGAGGGCGCGCATTTGTTGTTCGATTTTTGGCCATTGCCGCGGAGTGCCCGGCGGGTGTTCGGCGGAGCTGTGCCAGAGGGTGAGCCAGTAGTCGTAGGCTTCCTGTTTGCGTCCGGCTTTCTCGAGCATGTAGCCGACGAAGCGTTCGGCAAAGCTCGGGGCGCCCGGGCGCTCGGCCGCCAGGCGGTAGCAGCGGGCGGCCGCCTCGTAGTCCTGCAGCCGTTGTTGGTACAATTCCCCCAGGCGCATGTAGAGCTGGGGTTTTTCCGGGATGGCCAACAGGCCCCGTTCCAGCATGACCCTTCCTGCCTCGATCCAACGACGGGACTCGCGGTTGCGCTGGCCGTCGCTTTGGCCCGCGGCCGCGTATTTTTCCGCCGCGACGCTGGCATTCCAGGCCAGATGCCAGGCCCCGTTCTCCCAGAAGAAAAGCACCCGGGGTTGGAGCAGGACGGCGAATTCCGCCAGGGTGCGGACGCGGGTCCATTGTTGTTCTTCCCATGCTCCCGTTAGGGAAATCCAGACAAAATTGGCCGCCAGCCCCCGGAAGCCGCCCAGCGCGGCCAGGGTCAGTCCCTGGCCCAGACTGTCCCGGAGTTCAAACGAGATCGGCGGCGTGTCCCCATACATGATCTGGCGGCGGCGCAGGCCCATTTGCTCCTCCCAGGGCAGCTTGACCGCGCCCCAGGCCAGGAGCAGGAGGATGGCGATTCCGGTCCTGGTCCGGTTCCACCCCCACGGCCACCGCCCCGGCCACATCCCCATCCAATTCACAGTTCGCGCTCCTCAAAGACCAGTCCGGCCACGGCCATGATCACCACCACGTAAAAGAAGGAATAGAGCAGGATGGGCGCGGAGTCGGCCCAGTGGACCGGGTTGCCCGCGATGATCTCATCAATGAGGTTGTAGG contains:
- a CDS encoding glycosyltransferase family 9 protein; its protein translation is MKILVIKPTALGDVAQALKVVPWLKRSGVAHQLDWVVDTDYLPVLEVCPDIDRRIPFPRRAWRGGFRPLEMLAWARGLRGDRYDVVLDLQGLARSALMTRVARAGIRVGLASAREGAKWVYDRRVPDVQTHAVDRYAAAVASIIGPGTAVTPLTFSRPEKALPMGLEAGGYTVFHPYSLWQTKLWPWESFRKLEQALEGETVVWVGSGPFFPTASARSVDMRGKTPLPDLLALLAGARAVIGTDSGPAHLAALFDVPVITLFGATDPDLTGPVAAKGECLVTEGPPCRPCRSRTCNWETPMACLSDLSVERVHSIWKRWTRL
- a CDS encoding metallophosphoesterase family protein encodes the protein MRYGIFADIHSNQEALEAVLDDMQVQKLNQLVCLGDIVGYNANPAECLEMVRSLGCPVVKGNHDEEASEDRNIEHFSELAYISMKHTRDSLNEEQKRYLRTLPMQRNVGDFAIVHSSLDGPARWIYVFSSQEAEESFVYQRTHLCFFGHTHVPNAFIHDGTTHECFYRKLSLQEDKKYFINCGSVGQPRDGDWRAAYAIYDSETHTIDLRRVPYDLARAQEKILKAGLPERLAERLANAV